From a region of the Seleniivibrio woodruffii genome:
- the surE gene encoding 5'/3'-nucleotidase SurE: MHILLANDDGIYSDGIYAMYKALKEFAEVTVVAPISEQSAVGHAITIADPLRVTDFYKMGEFFGYGIKGTPADCVKIAMSNILKKAPDLVVSGINHGANVASNVIYSGTVSAATEGAMLGIRSVAVSLATKEKFDFSHAAQVGAYFAKYLHNSDMPESTVLNINVPALSMKNIKGWRFAVQGKARFLDTFEKRQDPRGYSYYWLTGEKKEDLNDADSDDYLVSNGFVSVTPLMFDMTDHKMYKHLKDKGDEGEFN, encoded by the coding sequence ATGCATATCCTGCTTGCAAACGATGACGGTATCTATTCTGACGGCATTTATGCCATGTATAAGGCTTTAAAGGAGTTTGCGGAGGTGACTGTCGTTGCTCCCATCTCCGAGCAGTCGGCTGTGGGGCATGCAATAACCATTGCAGACCCGTTGCGTGTGACCGATTTTTATAAGATGGGCGAGTTCTTCGGATACGGCATTAAAGGTACTCCGGCGGACTGCGTTAAGATAGCAATGAGCAACATTCTGAAAAAAGCCCCCGACCTTGTGGTGTCGGGCATAAACCACGGAGCGAACGTTGCTTCAAACGTAATCTACTCCGGAACGGTTTCCGCCGCTACAGAGGGTGCAATGCTGGGTATCCGCTCGGTTGCGGTCAGCCTTGCCACTAAAGAAAAGTTCGATTTCAGCCATGCGGCGCAGGTCGGAGCATATTTTGCAAAATATCTGCATAATTCCGACATGCCGGAAAGCACGGTACTGAACATAAATGTTCCTGCCCTGTCTATGAAGAATATAAAAGGATGGCGGTTTGCCGTTCAGGGCAAAGCCCGCTTCCTTGACACCTTCGAAAAGAGACAGGACCCCAGAGGCTACAGCTATTACTGGCTGACAGGTGAAAAGAAGGAGGATCTCAACGATGCGGACTCCGACGATTACCTTGTTTCGAACGGTTTTGTCAGCGTTACTCCTCTGATGTTTGACATGACGGACCATAAGATGTATAAACATTTGAAAGATAAGGGAGACGAAGGTGAATTTAATTAA
- a CDS encoding tetratricopeptide repeat protein has translation MKKLTVLIAFCALTFSAEAAVSLPDFAFTGQEITGFSIRPSFKQVSVSFSVQSGFDSYLMQENFELKQIDSKQYQSADPGGMYSGSFGTSLSSVFVGEKAYRNNIVKGYLDKQYLAVIQSYEKYYSRIEKSQYAQEVSLVYSFALLETGSITKALDIMKNVSLGEGVFAGIASDRVMQYYLDAKLYEEADIFASGLKRVTPYTLYGWLYSLLQLQRYDRVISTFDSHSEITSKDQRFYDFLITARYSQGGFDDVIKYGDKAAGNTVALLADSCLVRGDVKCAIDRYNSIPDNNMKNVIFGKIAVAEGNYKEAERVLSHLGSDEDRLNIFFFYIGKNFPKLDLEFLDKFVFESKINNDYNKFYKGIYYLSQRDEMNAIKQIDGIIFNRELINIAYYYRGLAYSGIDPDRAQRHFLRFMEISHDEQKLMVSRYMVGQMYYLNGRYDDALMLTEPCETDYCRILKGKIFMEKGNLDSAWNSVDKVRGDEAALVRSSILYNRKNYKDALTQLKLITNSDAQSDLLLMLTHLKLNDTKSAGEVFSRNSKDPRFMDAYIEHLMLAGQYQQVLTLTENGKEKYRLARSKALFSLGRYKEAVDGFQSLIKGGQNSFDAWYGLLTSYAAMNDKTNFDRTARDITQVRQSFDRKDFLILQAAKMALDSKDTRLATLLLNHFFDNYDISAYKRDAYLLRGQLFRDTGRVDQCLEDAQMMQKDGRNDEGLFLKGECLQNSKPADAIAIFDDLAKTSDRYRDLSYAKLIDIQKSPKELKTAVTYFKDKDTAIYLNGLEKYLSVLSPAQLGAEKPLLDGLIKEGNPAALPMAYYFSGLAQSGAKDYEESAKTLLKGFYLYPNSKYASMSMEKAAAAYDSLGRTEEADIMRKKIKN, from the coding sequence ATGAAGAAACTTACTGTATTAATAGCTTTTTGCGCACTAACATTTTCGGCCGAGGCGGCTGTAAGCCTGCCTGACTTCGCTTTTACCGGGCAGGAGATAACCGGATTTTCCATCCGGCCGTCTTTTAAGCAGGTTTCGGTTTCGTTCAGCGTGCAGTCGGGATTCGACAGCTATCTGATGCAGGAGAACTTCGAACTCAAGCAGATCGACAGCAAGCAATATCAGTCTGCCGATCCCGGAGGAATGTACTCCGGCAGTTTCGGAACGTCCCTCTCCTCCGTTTTTGTGGGGGAGAAGGCCTACCGGAACAACATTGTGAAAGGATATCTGGACAAGCAATATCTGGCCGTTATACAGTCCTATGAAAAGTATTATTCCAGAATCGAAAAATCCCAGTACGCACAGGAAGTAAGCCTTGTTTACTCCTTTGCCCTTCTGGAGACCGGATCAATCACCAAAGCCCTTGATATAATGAAAAACGTATCACTGGGCGAAGGTGTGTTCGCCGGTATAGCTTCCGACAGGGTGATGCAGTATTATCTGGATGCAAAACTCTATGAAGAGGCGGATATCTTCGCTTCCGGCCTGAAAAGGGTCACTCCCTATACACTTTACGGCTGGCTCTACAGCCTTCTCCAGCTCCAGCGCTACGACAGGGTGATTTCCACCTTCGACAGCCACAGCGAGATAACCTCCAAAGACCAGCGTTTCTATGACTTCCTCATCACCGCCAGATACAGCCAGGGCGGGTTTGACGATGTCATTAAATACGGTGACAAGGCCGCAGGAAACACAGTTGCGCTCCTTGCCGATTCATGTCTTGTGCGTGGTGACGTTAAGTGTGCCATCGACAGATACAACAGCATCCCCGACAACAATATGAAGAACGTGATATTCGGCAAAATAGCCGTTGCTGAAGGAAACTATAAGGAAGCGGAAAGGGTTTTGAGTCATCTCGGCTCCGATGAGGACAGGCTGAACATCTTCTTCTTCTACATAGGAAAGAACTTTCCGAAGCTCGATTTGGAGTTTCTGGACAAGTTCGTGTTCGAAAGCAAAATAAACAACGACTACAACAAATTCTATAAAGGTATCTACTACCTCTCCCAGCGTGACGAGATGAACGCCATCAAGCAGATCGACGGAATCATCTTCAACAGGGAGCTTATAAACATAGCCTACTACTACAGAGGTCTGGCATATTCGGGAATTGATCCCGACAGAGCACAGCGTCATTTCCTGCGCTTCATGGAGATAAGCCACGATGAGCAGAAACTGATGGTCTCCCGCTACATGGTGGGGCAGATGTATTATCTGAACGGCCGCTACGACGATGCGCTGATGCTTACCGAACCCTGTGAAACGGACTACTGCCGTATCCTTAAAGGCAAGATCTTCATGGAGAAGGGCAATCTCGATTCCGCATGGAACAGCGTCGATAAGGTTCGTGGCGATGAGGCGGCTCTGGTACGCTCATCCATCCTTTACAACCGCAAGAACTACAAGGACGCTCTAACACAACTTAAGCTGATAACAAACAGTGACGCCCAGAGCGATCTGCTTCTGATGCTGACCCACCTCAAGCTGAACGACACCAAGTCCGCAGGCGAGGTTTTCAGCCGTAACTCAAAAGACCCCAGATTCATGGACGCATATATCGAGCACCTTATGCTCGCCGGGCAGTATCAGCAGGTGCTGACGCTCACTGAGAACGGCAAAGAGAAATACAGACTCGCACGTTCAAAAGCGCTCTTTTCCCTCGGCCGCTACAAAGAGGCGGTCGACGGCTTCCAGAGCCTTATCAAAGGCGGACAGAACAGCTTTGATGCGTGGTACGGGCTGCTTACCTCCTACGCCGCAATGAACGACAAGACAAACTTTGACAGGACGGCCAGAGATATCACTCAGGTGCGCCAGAGCTTTGACAGAAAGGATTTTCTGATCCTGCAAGCGGCAAAAATGGCGCTGGATTCGAAGGATACCAGACTGGCAACACTGCTTCTGAACCATTTCTTTGATAACTATGACATATCAGCATACAAGCGTGACGCATATCTTCTGCGTGGCCAGCTCTTCCGTGATACGGGACGTGTGGATCAGTGCCTTGAGGATGCGCAGATGATGCAGAAGGACGGAAGGAACGACGAGGGGCTTTTCCTGAAAGGCGAATGCCTTCAGAACTCCAAACCCGCCGATGCAATAGCGATATTCGACGACCTTGCGAAAACGTCCGACAGATACCGTGACTTAAGCTATGCGAAGCTGATCGATATACAGAAATCTCCAAAAGAGCTTAAGACCGCAGTGACCTATTTCAAGGATAAGGACACTGCCATATATCTGAACGGGCTTGAAAAATATCTTTCAGTGCTTTCACCCGCTCAGCTTGGTGCCGAGAAGCCTCTTCTGGACGGTCTTATAAAAGAGGGCAACCCTGCCGCTCTGCCCATGGCCTATTATTTCAGCGGCCTTGCGCAGTCCGGAGCGAAAGATTATGAGGAGTCCGCAAAGACTCTGCTCAAGGGATTCTATCTCTATCCGAATTCAAAGTATGCCTCAATGAGCATGGAAAAAGCGGCCGCCGCCTACGACAGTCTGGGAAGGACGGAAGAGGCGGACATTATGCGTAAAAAAATTAAAAACTGA
- a CDS encoding MotA/TolQ/ExbB proton channel family protein yields the protein MFELNVELLEKGGVLMYPIILLSVIALAVFFERLFSLRESNFVPRDFMERLMEKLNNKDIEAAKTMCAENRSSISVVASDILKNLNLPYSRLMETAEESGRYQAKRLERFQPTLQAISTIAPMLGFLGTVFGMIKTFLALAQYGAGNAQPLAAGIAEALITTAAGLCVAIPTMAFYYFIRFRSERITVELEKAASRVMNAVVKED from the coding sequence ATGTTCGAACTTAATGTGGAGCTTCTGGAAAAGGGCGGGGTGCTGATGTATCCCATTATCCTGCTTTCAGTGATAGCTCTTGCTGTCTTTTTTGAGAGGCTTTTCAGCCTCAGGGAGTCGAACTTTGTCCCCAGAGATTTCATGGAAAGGCTGATGGAGAAGCTGAACAACAAGGACATCGAGGCAGCAAAAACAATGTGCGCCGAGAACAGGTCGTCAATCTCAGTTGTTGCTTCCGACATTCTGAAAAACCTGAACCTGCCCTATTCAAGGCTGATGGAGACTGCGGAGGAGTCCGGAAGATATCAGGCGAAACGTCTTGAGCGTTTCCAGCCCACACTTCAGGCCATCTCCACCATAGCCCCCATGCTGGGTTTCCTCGGTACGGTTTTCGGTATGATAAAAACATTCCTTGCGCTGGCTCAATACGGTGCGGGCAACGCACAGCCCCTTGCCGCCGGTATCGCCGAAGCGCTTATAACAACAGCCGCAGGTCTTTGCGTGGCTATCCCCACCATGGCGTTTTACTATTTCATCCGTTTCAGAAGCGAGCGCATCACAGTTGAGCTTGAAAAAGCCGCCAGCAGGGTGATGAACGCTGTCGTTAAAGAGGACTAA
- a CDS encoding ExbD/TolR family protein codes for MKFSREEKKNPEINVTPLIDIVFILLIFLMVSTSFNFTNSIDVNLPAAKGDEKPLVENIRIVMTKEGLITVNDQTVQIAEVEGILGEFKKTAPAATVIIEADKEVAHGQVVTVMDASRKAGYEKFAIAVEEE; via the coding sequence ATGAAATTTTCCCGTGAAGAAAAGAAAAATCCGGAAATAAATGTTACGCCGCTCATAGATATCGTATTCATACTGCTGATATTTTTGATGGTGTCCACTTCCTTTAACTTCACAAACTCCATAGACGTAAATCTCCCCGCCGCAAAAGGGGACGAAAAACCGCTTGTGGAGAATATCCGCATAGTTATGACGAAGGAAGGGCTTATAACTGTTAACGATCAGACCGTCCAGATTGCCGAAGTTGAGGGCATTCTCGGAGAGTTCAAAAAGACCGCTCCCGCCGCAACTGTTATCATTGAGGCGGACAAAGAGGTTGCCCACGGTCAGGTTGTGACCGTTATGGATGCCAGCCGCAAAGCGGGATATGAGAAGTTTGCAATCGCTGTTGAAGAGGAGTAG
- a CDS encoding class I SAM-dependent methyltransferase, whose translation METSLQTYVEELVRQKGKITFAEFMDIALYKEGMGYYQKENPFGQQGSFYTSVNASESFGRTLAKSFVYMIKTLGLENAFCEMGAGSGMLANDILNYLKAEEKEIYSALSYTIIEKSGYLINRQKELIEKEHAGKVVWKTFEELKGFSGVFYSNELVDAFPVHRVIRMNDELRELYVKETDGKLRFWPDDFSTPKLQEYLDNINLRVVETQIVDINLDLVGWVQALADKLDKAVVVTIDYGFEAPMLYQSYRRDGTVTCYYRHTQNNDFFERIGYQDITAFVDFTSLSLYGSQKGLEPLAFMPQWLYLVQSGILEEISACKTDLQKQSVKALIMPEGGFGTNFQVFIQGKGVSIDPDFRYTKSARDVLDEMGKVFSS comes from the coding sequence GTGGAAACAAGCCTGCAAACATACGTTGAGGAACTGGTCAGACAGAAGGGCAAGATAACCTTTGCCGAGTTTATGGACATCGCCCTTTACAAAGAGGGGATGGGATATTATCAGAAAGAGAACCCCTTCGGACAGCAGGGCAGTTTCTACACGTCCGTCAACGCATCCGAATCCTTCGGCCGCACACTGGCAAAATCATTCGTTTACATGATAAAGACCCTCGGACTTGAAAATGCCTTCTGCGAGATGGGCGCCGGAAGCGGTATGCTGGCTAACGATATCCTCAACTATCTGAAAGCAGAGGAAAAGGAAATATATTCCGCACTCTCTTATACCATAATAGAGAAGAGCGGATACCTTATAAACAGACAGAAAGAGCTTATCGAAAAAGAGCACGCCGGAAAGGTCGTCTGGAAAACATTTGAAGAGCTGAAAGGCTTTTCGGGAGTTTTTTACAGTAACGAACTGGTGGACGCTTTCCCCGTTCACAGGGTCATCCGGATGAACGACGAGCTGAGAGAGCTTTATGTTAAGGAGACGGACGGAAAACTCCGTTTCTGGCCGGATGATTTTTCGACTCCCAAGTTACAGGAGTATCTGGACAACATCAATCTGCGTGTCGTTGAGACCCAGATAGTGGATATAAACCTCGATCTGGTGGGCTGGGTTCAGGCTCTGGCCGACAAGCTGGACAAGGCTGTTGTGGTCACCATCGACTACGGCTTCGAAGCTCCCATGCTTTACCAGTCATACAGACGTGACGGAACAGTCACCTGTTACTACCGCCACACACAGAACAACGATTTCTTCGAGAGAATAGGCTATCAGGACATAACGGCCTTTGTGGACTTTACTTCCCTGTCGCTGTACGGTTCGCAGAAAGGGCTTGAGCCTCTGGCTTTCATGCCGCAGTGGCTTTATCTGGTTCAGTCGGGCATTCTGGAAGAGATATCCGCATGCAAAACCGACCTTCAGAAACAGTCTGTAAAGGCTCTGATAATGCCTGAGGGCGGCTTTGGAACTAACTTTCAGGTGTTCATTCAGGGAAAAGGGGTCAGCATCGACCCTGACTTCAGATATACCAAATCCGCAAGGGATGTGCTGGACGAGATGGGGAAAGTTTTTTCCTCCTGA
- the bioD gene encoding dethiobiotin synthase, translated as MRKLFITGTDTGIGKTHYCGLLCKYLLEKGESVFYVKSVQTGFPEDDDRQTVINMSGLKPENAVTLATAKLPAAPYLAFEDFPYEETVEKINAVSGFDWLIVESAGGLMVPLNDEYMNFDIAKDCGLETVVVVPNRLGCINHAMLSYYFLDKEDMPFAGFAVNNHFMTAKSDNFNISILNDLTDDAVRSVFNDVIEFFEL; from the coding sequence ATGAGAAAACTGTTCATAACCGGAACCGACACAGGAATAGGCAAAACACACTACTGCGGCCTGCTCTGCAAATATCTGCTGGAAAAGGGTGAATCTGTTTTCTATGTCAAATCCGTCCAGACAGGCTTCCCCGAAGATGACGACAGGCAGACTGTGATAAATATGTCCGGTCTGAAACCCGAAAACGCAGTAACCCTTGCCACTGCAAAACTGCCCGCTGCGCCCTATCTGGCGTTTGAGGATTTCCCGTATGAGGAGACAGTGGAAAAAATCAATGCTGTCAGCGGGTTCGACTGGCTGATAGTTGAGAGTGCTGGCGGTCTTATGGTTCCGCTGAACGATGAATACATGAATTTTGATATAGCGAAGGATTGCGGACTTGAGACTGTGGTTGTCGTACCCAACAGACTGGGATGCATCAACCATGCGATGCTGAGCTATTATTTTCTGGATAAAGAGGATATGCCTTTTGCCGGATTTGCAGTGAATAACCATTTCATGACAGCGAAGTCCGACAATTTCAACATCTCGATATTAAACGACCTGACGGACGATGCCGTCAGGTCTGTATTTAATGATGTTATTGAGTTTTTTGAATTATAG
- the bioA gene encoding adenosylmethionine--8-amino-7-oxononanoate transaminase has protein sequence MKVNTPIWHPCTQMKDHETYPIIRIERGEGIYIYDADGKGYIDAVSSWWVNLFGHNNPRLKRAITDQMDKIEHVIFAGITHSPAQTLAEELVALTPDELTKVFFADIGSAAVESAMKLSYGYRYNTQNAKKNRYIYLDSGYHGETLGALSVCGEQLYTELFGQIMIENIRVQGPDCYRCPFGKERNSCDAECFCHLEKAMAENHEHITAVLIEPLLQCAGGFKMFPPVYLKKLVQAAKHYDIHTIFDEIACGFGRTGTMFALEQAGVCPDFLCLSKGITSGYLPLSVVMTHDGIYDAFYDDYTTLKAFLHSHSYTGNPLACAAGVETMKIFREDSVVEANAKKFPVMHEYINKKFGGRPHVGEIRHLGCVSAIELVKDAATKEKFDWKSRTGFQIFRKAIEKGAYLRNLGDVIYFMTPYVITEDEMIKLVDIAYESVYEVL, from the coding sequence ATGAAAGTTAACACGCCGATATGGCATCCCTGCACCCAGATGAAAGACCACGAGACCTACCCCATCATCAGAATCGAACGGGGAGAGGGTATTTATATCTACGATGCTGACGGCAAAGGATATATCGATGCTGTTTCATCCTGGTGGGTGAACCTCTTCGGGCATAACAACCCCAGACTCAAAAGGGCCATAACCGATCAGATGGACAAAATCGAGCATGTTATCTTCGCAGGGATAACCCATTCTCCGGCGCAGACACTGGCCGAAGAGCTTGTTGCGCTGACACCGGATGAACTGACGAAGGTATTTTTTGCCGATATCGGCTCTGCGGCGGTGGAATCTGCAATGAAGCTGAGCTACGGCTACAGATACAACACGCAGAACGCAAAAAAGAACCGCTACATCTATCTGGACAGCGGCTACCACGGCGAAACCCTCGGTGCCCTCTCTGTCTGCGGCGAACAGCTCTACACAGAGCTTTTCGGACAGATAATGATAGAAAACATCCGTGTTCAGGGACCCGACTGCTATCGCTGTCCCTTCGGCAAAGAGAGAAACTCCTGCGATGCCGAATGCTTCTGCCACTTGGAAAAGGCAATGGCTGAGAACCACGAGCATATTACTGCTGTGCTCATAGAACCTCTTCTGCAGTGCGCAGGCGGTTTTAAAATGTTCCCGCCCGTCTACCTGAAAAAACTGGTTCAGGCGGCGAAACATTACGACATACACACCATATTCGATGAGATAGCCTGCGGGTTCGGCAGAACGGGAACAATGTTCGCTCTGGAACAGGCGGGCGTGTGCCCCGATTTCCTCTGCCTCTCAAAGGGTATCACATCCGGCTATCTGCCCCTCAGCGTGGTGATGACCCACGACGGCATATACGATGCCTTCTACGACGACTACACTACCCTGAAAGCCTTCCTCCACAGCCACAGCTACACAGGAAACCCTCTGGCATGTGCGGCGGGGGTTGAAACGATGAAAATATTCCGTGAAGACAGTGTGGTGGAAGCAAACGCCAAAAAATTCCCCGTTATGCACGAATACATTAATAAAAAATTCGGCGGCAGACCCCACGTTGGCGAGATCCGCCATCTGGGGTGCGTCTCCGCAATAGAACTGGTGAAGGATGCAGCCACGAAGGAAAAATTTGACTGGAAGAGCCGTACCGGCTTTCAGATATTCCGCAAAGCCATAGAAAAGGGTGCATATCTGCGAAATCTGGGGGATGTTATCTATTTTATGACGCCTTATGTCATAACCGAGGATGAAATGATCAAACTTGTTGATATAGCTTACGAATCTGTTTACGAGGTGCTTTGA
- a CDS encoding aminotransferase class I/II-fold pyridoxal phosphate-dependent enzyme — protein MRDKIKKKLNELRENSLFRVMPEISEGAGKYISVEINKGFGKTEVRKYINMASNNYLGLSEIQEIKRASADAVLELGTTSGASRIVTGNYNLYDELERVTAEFKQTEASLVFNSGYAANVAVFSALADRNTAVFSDKLNHASIIDGILLSGAKHIRYRHNDIDDLAALLEKHKDEKDKIIATDTIFSMDGDVCRLRAIVELAEAYGAMTIVDEAHASGIFGRGRGYAHEAGLEKRVDIHMGTFSKAFGSFGAYVAADRDIIDYLRNKGRSFIYSTSLPPAVVAANLAALKYVKNHHDIGYRLLDAADDIRRQLQVMGFDTGDSVTQIIPVILGTNERVLMAKEFLMEKGIYVGAIRPPTVPVNTARLRMTVRLDVLDETERILDAFRTLKAAGI, from the coding sequence ATGAGGGATAAAATCAAGAAAAAACTGAATGAATTGCGTGAGAACAGCCTTTTCAGGGTTATGCCTGAGATAAGCGAAGGTGCGGGCAAGTATATTTCCGTTGAGATAAACAAGGGCTTCGGCAAAACCGAGGTCAGAAAATATATCAACATGGCCTCCAACAACTATCTGGGGCTTTCGGAGATTCAGGAGATAAAAAGAGCGTCCGCCGATGCTGTTCTGGAGCTTGGAACAACAAGCGGGGCATCCAGAATCGTCACAGGGAACTATAACCTGTATGACGAGCTTGAGAGGGTCACAGCTGAGTTTAAGCAGACCGAGGCATCTCTGGTGTTCAACAGTGGCTATGCGGCCAACGTGGCGGTTTTTTCCGCTCTGGCGGACAGAAACACAGCCGTGTTTTCGGACAAGCTGAACCACGCAAGCATCATAGACGGGATTCTCCTCAGCGGCGCAAAGCACATCCGCTACCGCCACAACGATATTGACGATCTGGCGGCACTGCTTGAAAAGCATAAAGACGAGAAAGATAAGATAATAGCCACCGACACGATTTTCAGCATGGACGGCGACGTGTGCCGTCTGCGGGCTATAGTGGAACTGGCAGAGGCCTACGGCGCAATGACGATAGTCGACGAAGCCCATGCATCAGGAATTTTCGGACGGGGCAGGGGCTATGCCCACGAGGCGGGGCTTGAAAAGCGTGTGGATATCCACATGGGCACGTTCAGCAAGGCGTTCGGTTCTTTCGGCGCATACGTTGCGGCAGACAGGGACATAATCGACTACCTGCGGAACAAAGGCCGCTCATTCATATATTCGACCTCGCTCCCCCCCGCTGTTGTTGCGGCGAATCTGGCGGCTTTGAAATACGTTAAAAATCACCACGACATAGGCTACAGACTTCTGGACGCTGCCGATGACATCCGCAGGCAATTGCAGGTAATGGGGTTTGACACGGGGGACAGCGTTACCCAGATAATCCCCGTTATCCTCGGCACAAACGAAAGGGTGCTGATGGCCAAAGAGTTTCTTATGGAAAAGGGTATCTATGTGGGTGCGATACGTCCTCCCACCGTTCCTGTGAACACAGCCAGACTGCGCATGACCGTGCGGCTTGACGTGCTGGACGAGACGGAGAGGATTCTGGATGCGTTCAGGACTCTTAAGGCGGCAGGGATATGA
- a CDS encoding alpha/beta fold hydrolase has protein sequence MRDVFVSGWCGFPELFGNFADRFDFVVPFCGYDEQDVVKLLETSQGKNLVCWSTGANLALKANRLEFENIVLIAPFIRFTDYTPERVLKLMIKKFRTAPHAVINDFITACGCSLPAVLSEYGGAGEGLEYLLNSGDGIQDSMPAMTILHGTEDSIVNISAGREIAVRFGARFVPVEAAGHFVSPEKISEYLV, from the coding sequence ATGAGGGACGTTTTCGTTTCGGGCTGGTGCGGGTTTCCTGAGCTGTTCGGCAATTTTGCCGACAGGTTCGATTTTGTGGTTCCTTTCTGCGGGTATGATGAGCAGGATGTCGTAAAATTACTTGAAACATCGCAAGGTAAGAATCTTGTATGCTGGTCAACGGGAGCCAACCTTGCTCTGAAAGCCAATAGACTCGAATTTGAAAATATTGTTCTGATCGCTCCGTTCATTCGTTTTACGGACTATACCCCCGAAAGGGTGCTGAAACTGATGATAAAAAAATTCCGCACGGCTCCCCATGCGGTCATAAACGATTTCATAACAGCCTGCGGATGTTCTCTGCCTGCGGTGTTGTCGGAGTATGGAGGGGCTGGCGAAGGTCTGGAATATCTTCTGAACAGCGGCGATGGGATCCAGGATTCAATGCCTGCAATGACCATCCTCCACGGCACAGAGGACTCCATAGTAAATATTTCTGCGGGCAGGGAGATAGCGGTGCGTTTCGGCGCAAGGTTCGTTCCCGTGGAAGCTGCCGGGCATTTCGTTTCACCTGAGAAGATATCGGAATATCTGGTATGA
- a CDS encoding methyltransferase domain-containing protein: MKIHIKHAFCSSSGSYDSSCDIQRIVAEHLAGLTGEGHESILEIGTGTGIYTRLLNKKFCVPAVCVDIAENLLAKAALSCPENLYICGDGECLPVQGEYSLVTGSSALQWFQNPKESIPAMLKHLKKGGEFAFSVFVEGTFIEMSILNQMTGFGSVYSLPKEDEFSAIFESCGVSVNRSVNEYVLHFESVSEFLKKQKGTGATFSGKDKITSKASYKKFLELYPELFGEDGKIPVTYRILYITGKK, translated from the coding sequence ATGAAGATACACATCAAGCATGCATTCTGCAGTTCGTCCGGATCCTATGACTCATCCTGCGATATTCAGCGCATAGTTGCGGAACATCTGGCGGGTCTGACGGGTGAGGGGCACGAAAGCATTCTGGAGATAGGAACGGGCACAGGCATTTATACCAGACTGCTGAATAAGAAGTTCTGCGTGCCTGCTGTATGTGTGGACATCGCAGAAAATCTTCTTGCTAAGGCGGCATTGAGCTGTCCTGAAAACCTCTATATCTGCGGCGACGGCGAGTGCCTGCCCGTTCAAGGGGAGTACTCACTTGTCACAGGCTCATCGGCTCTGCAATGGTTTCAGAACCCGAAAGAGAGCATTCCCGCCATGCTGAAACACCTGAAAAAGGGCGGCGAGTTCGCTTTCTCGGTTTTTGTTGAGGGAACTTTCATCGAAATGTCCATTCTTAACCAGATGACAGGCTTCGGCTCGGTCTATTCACTGCCGAAAGAGGACGAGTTCTCGGCGATCTTCGAATCCTGCGGGGTGTCTGTTAACAGAAGTGTGAACGAATACGTTCTGCATTTTGAAAGCGTTTCCGAGTTTCTGAAAAAGCAGAAGGGCACAGGTGCAACCTTCAGCGGCAAAGACAAAATCACATCTAAAGCGTCATACAAAAAATTTCTTGAGCTCTATCCTGAGCTGTTCGGCGAAGACGGAAAGATCCCCGTCACCTACCGTATTCTTTATATCACCGGAAAAAAGTAA